One genomic window of Columba livia isolate bColLiv1 breed racing homer chromosome 9, bColLiv1.pat.W.v2, whole genome shotgun sequence includes the following:
- the MUC4 gene encoding mucin-4 isoform X7 codes for MECWVQWLLRSWVLWGLWVLQAKPGVTKKQPLAPAPAPAEPGSVSPVADSTSAELPLDLGMCQVFLVAAATQPEHPSVTDRITSVGNHGSGSLVQQVAARPLAPARSSGEQRGAPSMAALPTGTATQGSPQVGAGAGVSSLGAASHPTSVPLASTNARHGQLLSFTPTGQAVALATGSDSAGPATATLSPAPGVPTVMRTSKSPPKSSSAPKPAVEVFLDSISGESVLGTTDPMQEGTRAKLLLGAVSALRHAPPAPSLSPPVGHAPLTHPVPGIRASSSVADKLTDVNQLVELSSAVTAEGTPETAWTTVPSLPNDEHNTGLSPPSISKSSAEQHATSVLLFQEVTPGLEEATSPPFTATSISWDIGSPVKPAAASASPAAGLPRSPTHTATEGARIATSPSADPPSAASAKVTFSSATIGTSEATEPGIIALSSTSHNALQDPPMPHAQLPPALHPQLPAAVLGTGETHPPRPGAALGAAADELPGANAVTHPQATTLAPETPAMVMDVTAAEHVPTTSFAALGSADTELASIRSELSARATAANAALETKATPVRLSVGLSHHAAPNSPGDPFPGSLLLQTPSAGSGTTTAEAAAGRSPPTRPSMTATLSVTSTGGAKQDRSPQATPAPTSSLSRYGIRTRPAVSIVSNTPVNEEGMGPASAAGGNATTMLWENSVTPAAPKASPSRSQPGPTAGSASLGTGVTPGPTPASPLGAGPQRGAAPGTETWSLSTAPGMGMAVPGTPGVPRTTTASVALRGDVPPLLEGSPTAGMAPQVSPSSVPLKTAAGTSSLSVPTPLPVMGASGDPHPDGSTVGQVLGTVSPEVSTEEDPGASAAAVLGTSASGPASSRVIVTTGSSPEPPTHGTDGLNTSSLVDLLLLAPRHSRSAPSSTPDPSPSPAIASPHPSTMSKTPQPATPLLPKTTASQGSGGRSPPAGDGSTTQAALGSTLVENTRAGAMTGTTHTSDTAPETALMASPHTTASVAAWPSAAASDHSYRTAEPTVDMDMDVDKDMASPTLGNRVTGLLLGLPTPVAGLAEPGTSDATMVTRSAPGSKSPVAVAIMGTVSPTATELVTARFPGLTHSNTEPDVSMSPSVPENTHPVAVASSVAEDEPSAGVFSLSVGHINAWDTTAASQSGAGGTTTRGDSTSSERSAEGAAPSASTSNTHVPVYNAAGTSPATVPATSMSPSNTILPATSASGDTFVVTGTAAALPSATAEASSTSSALSPAVTRNKVGGGEQPVLSPAARSPSMETTTVSWDVLGPSPAFAVASSPLPSPRSPTWEPETASVGARSVGVTQGLAATWTHSEPAAGSTAPKSVTSPVMGQAASMSPPSTWMMLGVPAWGEKTAIAGGSTAGSTTAVTAGSTTAITAGRNTAIAAGSTTAMTAESTTAITAGRNIAIAGGSTMAIAASSTTAIAADSTEAIIPSGSSTAIPSGSSTAIPSGSSPTITSGSTRAITADSTRAISTGSTFDIAAGSSTGIATGTTAGSTEAITARSTRTIAAGSNVAITPSNDMAVTAGSTTAIAADSTEAITTAGSARAVTSDSTRAITADSTEAITSAGSARAVTAGSSTAITSDSTRAITSDSTRAITSDSTRAITADSTTAITAESTRAISAGSTMAVTSGSTRAITADSTRAISAGSTFDIAAGSSTGIATGTTAGSTEAITARSTRTIAAGSTVAITPSKDMGMTAGRTTVITAGSTTAITPSNAPAITAGSTMAVTAGSTTAITPSNAASISAGNTVAVTAGSTTAITPSNATAITAGNTVAVTAGSTMAITPSNAAAISAGSTVAVAPTATASPAEEVGGLLAPSTVALGRPPATISPATAPAFGTQRGPATEARTSVHTTTGHRNPTSEPQPTQGLLMPAASLYPFGMEEGDQECIQRTVDFNSPLFKPDIGFPFGKSLRDALYFTDNGQIVFPPTDNYVPSNPNPPPQGFRGQEGLPMVAVFWDDADFSQGVGTTWYQQEYSTLSSTRDPLVRDVEAKIEKYLKILYVAKWTLKVTWEKAPAYPSRLDDTRTNTYQAVLTTDGNRSFALLLYQDGRMQWDYTELAAGNVLMGFSSGDGYAQNNELSQEPRAVKYRPDQHSSTGTDVRGLWIYRLDNRSRVNYRLKCLTWLDTQPAPDTWNSKLPPCPCSGPQAELDPRYSRSRGPADASMRMLRTTSPSPAGAGVRCLYQDGSLLEGWQERVWSLPIHPGADEELEAFDWCCRRVGKPLFCARFAEKRPKVNCEGYMPPTPASAFGDPHITTLDGLNYTFNGLGDFVLLVASDAQTSFVLQGRTAQTGTARATGFVAFAAQYVSTTTATVEWTLGSQGDIQVLLNDETIWFSYSQDLGADVYYSPGVLLVNDSSITAIFDGAISISISAVSGILSMVCSLPDRYRNSTKGLLGVWDHDPADDFQMPNGTSIPVNSSEEEIYSYGLTWTVGEHSLFAQPLPSPLTNFTPIFLSQLRQENESLYQLAALQCHGSRECIYDALSTGDMALGLATQSLAANFQQKKMVLNAFPPVIIGDTSLTAFRAERVRRQYRAVGMGAHFIPHLSPDLNISESGTLTWEPHEMSPLTVNLEAVGSNNLSALLQLRFTLCSCSRSQECDYSNTVTLGGSSLQLAACRCEGGSSGPFCQDPADPCAQGCFPGVSCDLHAGCGPCPAGLTGDGRHCSGEESPPWPPGAQSTHRTLAKVFLLVPCCVALADINECTQGTACPGNCTCTNTVGSYSCSCPDGEEGEDLGCGSACGSQSCPEGYCSNGGRCHLHPITCTPTCTCPPAFTDQHCLVAGGDFWPLPSADLPRRSVRLQVRTLRNATAGEVNGTVSAILGSLEVKAFQSNTNVTQMTESDGFTFVVVSEFAYDSRGTVIQFLNKDLPGAVTSAFNRRRGRREVGTLLLFQRLHRDNITDLVKLTVAELRPYFPCGLYGYKGYQLHYVATTGFVCLSPCKMGYCQHGSHCQHLPEGPTCSCLPFSIFSPSGTRCEQLAISLSAFLGILVGALVLLCLLLTTACLASHLCRRHHHWNRGTKETFWRSRTFSSLTMARERTETPCSHSLERCWEPQLPAIDPSVQIRIQRAHLRPLNQPSQQP; via the exons ATGGAGTGCTGGGTCCAATGGCTGCTCCGAagctgggtgctgtgggggctgtgggtgctACAAG caaAACCTGGGGTGACGAAAAAGCAGCCCCTTGCCCCTGCGCCAGCCCCAGCAGAGCCGGGCAGCGTCTCCCCTGTGGCCGACAGCACCAGCGCTGAGCTGCCTCTGGACCTGGGCATGTGCCAGGTGTTCCTTGTCGCCGCAGCCACCCAACCGGAGCACCCCTCCGTCACCGACAGGATCACCTCGGTGGGCAACCATGGCTCAG GCAGCCTGGTGCAGCAGGTGGCGGCAAGACCACTGGCCCCAGCCAGGAGCagtggggagcagagggggGCTCCTAGCATGGCAGCTCTCCCTACAGGTACAGCTACACAAGGCAGCCCCCAGGtaggggcaggggctggggtcTCCTCTCTAGGTGCTGCCAGCCACCCTACCAGTGTCCCTCTGGCTTCCACCAATGCTCGACACGGGCAGCTTCTGTCCTTCACACCAACGGGACAGGCAGTGGCTCTTGCCACGGGCAGTGACAGTGCTGGGCCAGCCACAGCCACATTGTCACCAGCTCCAGGTGTCCCCACTGTAATGAGGACAAGCAAATCACCACCGAAAAGCAGCAGCGCTCCCAAGCCAGCTGTGGAAGTGTTTCTGGACAGCATTTCTGGAGAGTCAGTCCTGGGAACAACTGACCCTATGCAAGAGGGAACTAGGGCCAAGCTGCTGTTGGGTGCTGTCAGTGCACTGAGACATGCTCCCCCAGCACCAAGTCTGTCCCCACCAGTGGGACATGCCCCGCTTACTCATCCAGTGCCAGGAATACGAGCATCTTCCTCAGTCGCTGACAAATTGACTGATGTCAACCAGCTAGTGGAGCTGAGCAGTGCTGTCACTGCAGAAGGGACACCAGAGACAGCATGGACCACGGTACCATCACTGCCCAATGACGAGCACAACACAGGGCTGTCACCTCCCAGCATCAGCAAGAGTTCTGCTGAGCAACATGCAACCTCTGTGCTCCTGTTCCAGGAGGTCACACCAGGGTTGGAGGAGGCCACCTCACCTCCATTCACAGCAACCAGCATCTCCTGGGACATTGGCAGCCCTGTGAagccagcagcagcctcagccAGCCCTGCCGCTGGCCTCCCCAGGAGTCCCACACACACAGCCACAGAGGGAGCCAGGATAGCAACTTCACCTTCCGCAGACCCTCCAAGTGCAGCATCAGCGAAGGTCACCTTTTCTTCTGCCACCATTGGCACCAGTGAAGCTACAGAGCCAGGAATAATTGCCTTATCCAGCACCAGCCACAATGCCTTGCAGGATCCCCCTATGCCCCATgcccagctgcctccagcccttcatccccagctccctgctgctgtgctgggcacagGAGAGACGcatcccccccgccccggtgcAGCCCTTGGTGCTGCTGCAGATGAGCTGCCTGGAGCCAATGCTGTCACCCACCCTCAGGCCACCACACTAGCTCCAGAAACACCAGCTATGGTGATGGATGTCACCGCTGCAGAGCATGTCCCTACCACGTCATTTGCAGCTCTGGGAAGTGCAGACACTGAGCTGGCGTCCATCAGGAGTGAGCTCAGTGCCAGAGCCACAGCAGCCAATGCTGCCCTGGAGACCAAGGCCACCCCAGTGAGGCTCAGCGTGGGGCTGTCCCACCACGCAGCTCCCAACAGTCCTGGTGATCCCTTTCCAGGGTCTCTGCTCCTCCAAACCCCCTCAGCAGGCTCTGGGACCAccacagcagaggcagctgcaggcagatcCCCTCCAACCAGACCCAGCATGACCGCGACCTTGTCTGTCACAAGCACTGGtggagcaaagcaagacaggtCCCCTCAAGCCACTCCTGCACCAACATCTTCCCTCAGTAGGTATGGCATCAGGACCAGGCCAGCTGTCTCCATCGTTAGCAACACTCCAGTTAATGAAGAAGGGATGGGACCAGCATCAGCAGCTGGTGGCAATGCCACCACAATGCTGTGGGAAAACAGTGTCACCCCGGCAGCACCTAAAGCATCTCCCAGCCGCAGCCAGCCTGGTCCCActgcaggctcagcatccctggGAACTGGTGTCACCCCTGGACCTACACCAGCCTCACCACTCGGTGCTGGACCCCAACGTGGGGCAGCTCCAGGGACAGAGACGTGGTCACTCAGCACTGCACCAGGCATGGGCATGGCTGTACCAGGCACCCCAGGGGTACCCAGAACAACCACTGCCTCTGTGGCATTGCGAGGAGATGTGCCCCCTCTCCTGGAAGGCAGTCCCACTGCAGGGATGGCTCCGCAGGTGTCCCCATCCAGTGTCCCCCTGAAGACGGCAGCAGGAACGTCCTCACTGTCAGTGCCTACTCCACTGCCAGTGATGGGTGCTTCAGGCGACCCCCACCCTGATGGCAGCACTGTGGGGCAAGTGCTGGGGACGGTGTCCCCAGAGGTGAGCACAGAGGAGGACCCAGGTGCTAGTGCAGCTGCTGTCCTGGGGACCAGTGCATCAGGGCCAGCTTCCAGCCGTGTGATTGTCACCACTGGGTCATCGCCAGAGCCTCCCACCCATGGCACAGATGGTCTCAATACCAGTTCCCTGGTGGATCTGCTTCTCCTGGCTCCCCGGCACAGTCGCTCAGCCCCATCATCCACACCTGACCCCAGCCCATCACCAGCCATAGCcagcccccaccccagcaccatGAGCAAGACACCTCAGCCAGCGACACCACTGCTCCCCAAAACCACGGCCTCACAGGGGAGTGGGGGCAGGTCTCCACCGGCAGGAGATGGCAGCACCACACAGGCAGCTCTGGGCTCAACTCTGGTTGAAAACACAAGGGCAGGTGCCATGACAGGTACCACCCACACCAGTGACACTGCTCCAGAGACAGCCCTAATGGCGTCACCCCACACCACAGCGAGCGTCGCTGCTTGGCCAAGTGCAGCTGCTTCAGACCACAGTTACCGCACTGCTGAGCCCACTGTGGACATGGACATGGATGTGGACAAGGACATGGCTTCTCCCACCCTGGGGAACAGGGTtacagggctgctcctggggtTGCCCACCCCTGTGGCTGGGCTTGCTGAGCCAGGCACCAGCGATGCCACCATGGTGACACGCTCTGCTCCGGGTAGCAAAAGCCCTGTGGCAGTGGCCATCATGGGCACAGTGTCACCCACAGCTACAGAGCTAGTTACAGCACGTTTCCCTGGCCTCACTCACAGCAACACTGAGCCAGACGTGAGCATGTCCCCTTCTGTCCCTGAGAACACTCACCCAGTGGCGGTGGCGTCATCTGTCGCTGAAGACGAGCCCTCAGCTGGGGTCTTCTCGCTGTCTGTTGGCCACATAAATGCATGGGATACTACAGCTGCATCCCAGTCAGGTGCTGGGGGTACAACCACCCGAGGAGACAGCACCTCCTCTGAAAGAAGTGCTGAGGGTGCAGCACCCTCAGCCAGCACCAGCAACACCCATGTGCCTGTCTACAATGCTGCTGGCACAAGCCCAGCTACCGTGCCAGCTACTAGCATGTCCCCCAGCAACACCATCCTGCCAGCCACCTCTGCCAGTGGGGACACCTTCGTGGTGACTGGGACCGCCGCAGCCCTGCCGTCTGCCACAGCGGaggccagcagcaccagcagtgcCCTGTCCCCGGCTGTCACACGCAACAAGGTAGGTGGAGGCGAGCAACCTGTCCTATCCCCAGCAGCACGTTCCCCCAGCATGGAGACAACCACTGTGTCTTGGGATGTCCTTGGTCCCAGCCCTGCCTTCGCAGTGGCCAGTTCACCCCTGCCCAGCCCACGCAGCCCAACATGGGAGCCAGAAACAGCCAGTGTGGGCGCACGCAGTGTTGGTGTGACACAGGGGCTGGCAGCCACATGGACCCACTCTgagccagcagcaggcagcactgCTCCCAAGTCTGTCACCAGCCCTGTCATGGGACAGGCAGCAAGCATGTCCCCTCCCAGCACGTGGATGATGCTGGGGGTACCTGCCTGGGGGGAGAAAACAGCCATTGCTGGAGGCAGCACTGCAGGCAGCACCACTGCTGTCACTGCAGGCAGCACCACTGCCATCACTGCAGGCAGAAATACAGCTATTGCTGCAGGTAGCACTACGGCCATGACTGCAGAGAGCACCACGGCCATCACTGCAGGCAGAAATATAGCCATTGCTGGGGGTAGCACCATGGCCATCgctgccagcagcaccacagCCATTGCTGCAGACAGTACTGAAGCCATCATCCCTTCAGGCAGCAGTACAGCCATCCCTTCAGGCAGCAGTACAGCCATCCCTTCAGGCAGCAGTCCAACCATCACTTCAGGCAGCACCAGAGCCATCACCGCAGACAGCACCAGAGCCATCAGTACAGGCAGCACTTTTGACATCGCTGCAGGCAGCAGTACAGGCATCGCTACAGGCACCACTGCAGGTAGCACTGAAGCCATCACTGCACGCAGCACCAGAACCATTGCTGCAGGCAGCAATGTGGCCATCACACCGAGCAACGACATGGCTGTGACTGCAGGCAGCACCACGGCCATTGCTGCAGACAGCACTGAAGCCATCACCACTGCAGGCAGCGCTAGAGCCGTCACTTCAGACAGCACCAGAGCCATCACTGCAGACAGCACTGAAGCCATCACCAGTGCAGGCAGCGCTAGAGCTGTCACTGCAGGCAGCAGTACAGCCATCACTTCAGACAGCACCAGAGCCATCACTTCAGACAGCACCAGAGCCATCACTTCAGACAGCACCAGAGCGATCACTGCAGACAGCACCACAGCCATCACTGCAGAGAGCACCAGAGCCATCAGTGCAGGCAGCACCATGGCTGTCACTTCAGGCAGCACCAGAGCCATCACTGCAGACAGCACCAGAGCCATCAGTGCAGGCAGCACTTTTGACATCGCTGCAGGCAGCAGTACAGGCATCGCTACAGGCACCACTGCAGGTAGCACTGAAGCCATCACTGCACGCAGCACCAGAACCAttgctgcaggcagcactgtGGCCATCACACCAAGCAAGGACATGGGCATGACTGCAGGCAGAACCACGGTCATCACTGCAGGCAGCACCACGGCCATCACACCAAGCAATGCCCCTGCCATCACTGCAGGCAGCACCATGGCTGTCACTGCAGGCAGCACCACAGCCATCACACCAAGCAATGCCGCGTCCATCAGTGCAGGCAACACCGTGGCTGTCACTGCAGGCAGCACCACGGCCATCACACCAAGCAATGCCACAGCCATCACTGCAGGCAACACCGTGGCTGTCACTGCAGGCAGCACCATGGCCATCACACCAAGCAATGCCGCGGCCATCAGTGCAGGCAGCACCGTGGCTGTTGCACCCACAGCCACAGCGAGCCCAGCCGAGGAGGTGGGAGGTCTCCTGGCCCCATCCACTGTGGCACTGGGGAGACCACCAGCCACCATCAGTCCTGCCACTGCCCCTGCCTTTGGGACACAGAGGGGACCGGCTACAGAAGCAAGAACATCTGTCCACACCACCACTGGCCACAGAAATCCCACCTCTGAGCCCCAACCCACCCAAGGGCTTCTCA TGCCAGCAGCCTCACTCTACCCTTTCGGCATGGAGGAAGGGGACCAAGAGTGCATCCAGAGGACAGTGGATTTTAACTCCCCTCTATTCAAGCCAGACATCGGGTTCCCCTTTGGGAAGTCACTGCGGGATGCTCTTTAC TTTACAGATAACGGACAGATCGTTTTCCCACCCACGGACAACTATGTCCCCTCCAACCCCAACCCACCTCCCCAGGGCTTCAGAGGCCAGGAGGGTTTGCCGATGGTGGCCGTCTTTTGGGACGATGCGGATTTCTCCCAGGGTGTCGGCACCACCTGGTACCAG CAGGAGTACTCCACACTCAGCTCTACCCGAGACCCCCTTGTCCGTGACGTGGAAGCAAAGATTGAGAAATACCTGAAAATCCTCTACGTAGCAAAATGGACCTTGAAGGTGACATGGGAGAAGGCTCCAGCATACCCCTCCCGGCTGGATGACACACGG ACAAACACCTACCAGGCAGTCCTCACAACGGATGGGAACCGCTCTTTTGCCCTGCTGCTGTACCAGGACGGCAGGATGCAGTGGGACTACACGGAGCTGGCTGCAGGCAACGTGCTGATGGGCTTCTCCAG TGGCGATGGCTATGCCCAAAATAATGAGCTGAGTCAAGAGCCACGAGCTGTCAAGTACCGACCCgaccagcacagcagcaccgGCACTG ATGTGCGTGGGCTGTGGATATACAGGCTGGACAATCGTTCCCGGGTGAACTACAGGCTGAAGTGCCTGACATGGCTGGACACACAGCCGGCACCAGACACATGGAACAGCAAGctgccaccctgtccctgctccgggccacaggcagagctggaccCTCGCTACAGCCGGAGCAGAG GCCCAGCAGATGCCTCCATGAGGATGCTGCGCACCAcgtcccccagcccagccggAGCCGGAGTGCGATGTCTGTACCAAGATGGGAGCTTGCTGGAAGGCTGGCAGGAGAGAGTCTGGAGCCTCCCCATCCACCCCGGGGCTG ATGAGGAGCTGGAGGCGTTCGACTGGTGCTGCCGGCGCGTGGGGAAGCCCCTCTTCTGTGCCAGGTTTGCCGAGAAGAGACCAAAGGTCAACTGTGAGGGCTACATGCCACCCACCCCTG CCAGTGCTTTTGGAGATCCACACATCACCACCCTGGATGGGCTCAACTACACTTTCAACGGGCTTGGGGACTTTGTCCTGCTGGTGGCCAGTGACGCTCAGACAAGCTTTGTGCTGCAAGGGCGCACAGCCCAGACTGGCACAGCCCGGGCCACCGGCTTCGTGGCCTTCGCTGCCCAGTACGTCTCCACCACCACTGCAACA GTTGAGTGGACCTTGGGGAGTCAGGGTGACATCCAAGTCCTCCTGAATGATGAAACCATCTGGTTTTCCTACTCCCAAG ACCTGGGTGCCGATGTGTACTACAGCCCTGGTGTCCTGCTGGTCAATGACTCCTCCATCACAGCCATCTTTGATGGGGCCATCAGCATCTCCATCTCAGCAGTCTCTGGGATCCTCAGCATGGTCTGCAGTCTGCCTGATCGGTACCGCAACAGCACCAAGGGCCTCCTGG GTGTGTGGGACCATGACCCCGCAGATGACTTCCAGATGCCAAATGGTACCTCCATCCCCGTGAACAGCAGCGAGGAGGAGATCTACAGCTACGGGCTGACCT GGACTGTTGGAGAGCACAGCCTGTTTGCTCAGCCTCTGCCCTCACCGCTAACAAACTTCACACCCATCTTCTTGTCCCAGCTGCGGCAGGAGAACGAAAGCCTGTACCAGCTGGCAGCCTTGCAGTGCCATGGTAGCAGGGAGTGCATCTATGATGCGCTGAGCACAGGGGACATGGCACTGGGCCTGGCCACCCAGAGCCTCGCTGCCAATTTCCAGCAGAAGAAGATGGTACTCA ATGCCTTCCCTCCTGTCATCATCGGTGACACTTCACTCACAGCCTTCAGGGCAGAAAGGGTCAGGAGGCAGTACCGTGCCGTGGGGATGGGTGCGCACTTCATCCCCCACCTCTCTCCAGATCTCAACATATCAG AGAGTGGCACCTTGACATGGGAGCCCCACGAGATGTCCCCGCTTACCGTCAACCTGGAAGCTGTTGGGTCCAACAACCTCTCTGCCCTTCTCCAGCTCCGCTTCACcctttgcagctgcagcaggagccaggagTGTGACTACAGCAACACCGTCACCCTCGGGGGGTCCTCCCTGCAG CTGGCAGCCTGCAGGTGTGAGGGCGGCTCCTCGGGTCCCTTCTGCCAGGACCCAGCAGACCCCTGTGCCCAGGGATGCTTCCCTGGTGTGAGCTGCGACTTGCACGCTGGATGTGGACCCTGCCCAGCCGGCCTGACCGGTGACGGACGGCACTGCTCAGGTGAGGAGAGCCCGCCATGGCCACCGGGAGCCCAGAGTACTCACAGGACCCTGGCCAAGGTATTTCTCCTGGTGCCATGCTGCGTTGCCTTGGCAGATATCAATGAGTGCACGCAGGGGACGGCATGCCCAGGGAACTGCACCTGCACCAACACGGTGGGCAGCtactcctgctcctgccccgaTGGTGAGGAGG GTGAGGATCTGGGCTGTGGCTCAGCCTGTGGGTCCCAATCCTGTCCCGAGGGCTACTGCAGCAACGGGGGACGCTGCCACTTGCACCCCATCACCTGCACCCCCACCTGCACCTGCCCCCCAGCCTTCACCGACCAGCACTGCCTGGTGGCAGGGGGGGATTTTTGGCCGCTGCCCAGTGCAG ATCTCCCCCGGAGAAGTGTCCGGCTGCAGGTCAGAACGCTGCGAAATGCCACTGCTGGGGAAGTCAACGGCACC GTCTCAGCCATCCTGGGCTCCCTGGAGGTAAAGGCTTTCCAGAGCAACACCAACGTCACCCAGAT GACAGAGAGTGATGGCTTCACCTTCGTGGTGGTGTCAGAGTTTGCCTATGACAGCCGCGGCACTGTCATCCAGTTCCTGAACAAGGACCTGCCGGGGGCCGTCACCAGTGCTTTCAACAGGCGGCGAGGGCGGCGGGAGGTGGGCACACTCCTCCTCTTCCAGCGTCTGCACCGGGACAACATCACCGACCTGGTGAAGC TGACAGTGGCTGAGCTGAGGCCATATTTCCCCTGCGGTCTGTATGGCTACAAAGGCTACCAGCTCCACTACGTGGCAACCACTGGCTTTGTCTGCCTCTCCCCTTGCAAGATGGGCTATTGCCAGCATGGTAGCCACTGTCAGCACCTTCCTGAGGGACCCACATGCAG CTGCCTCCCCTTCTCCATCTTCTCCCCGTCTGGTACCCGGTGCGAGCAACTGGCCATCAGCCTCTCCGCCTTCCTCGGCATCTTGGTGGGAGCCCTGGTCCTGCTCTGTCTCCTCCTCACCACCGCCTGCCTGGCCTCACACCTCTGCCGCCGGCACCACCACTGGAACCGGGG GACCAAGGAGACCTTCTGGAGGTCACGGACCTTCTCTT ctctgaCGATGGCAAGAGAGCGGACAGAGACCCCATGCTCCCACTCCCTGGAAAGGTGTTGGGAACCACAGCTGCCAGCCATTGACCCTTCAGTCCAG ATAAGGATCCAGAGAGCCCACCTCAGGCCCCTGAACCAGCCCTCCCAGCAGCCCTAG